The following coding sequences lie in one Sorghum bicolor cultivar BTx623 chromosome 6, Sorghum_bicolor_NCBIv3, whole genome shotgun sequence genomic window:
- the LOC8067733 gene encoding two-component response regulator ORR42 codes for MASMNQRSAPRALVVEDIKVDCMILMHMLHKLNCEAIAVENGKEAVDLFLEGKTFDIVFSDKDMPIMSGPEAVAKIRAMGATEVKIVGVSADFGGQEAFMHAGADVFLPKPVKLETLESMLKVVISKKNKSS; via the exons ATGGCATCCATGAACCAACGGTCTGCCCCAAGGGCATTAGTTGTGGAGGATATCAAAGTTGATTGTATGATTCTCATGCACATGTTGCACAAACTTAACTGCGAGGCTATTGCTGTTGAAAATGGGAAAGAAGCTGTTGACCTTTTCCTTGAAGGGAAAACATTTGACATTGTTTTCTCAGATAAGGATATGCCCATAATGTCGGGCCCTGAG GCTGTGGCCAAGATTCGTGCCATGGGAGCTACTGAGGTGAAGATCGTTGGGGTCTCAGCAGATTTCGGTGGCCAGGAGGCATTCATGCATGCTGGTGCTGATGTGTTTCTGCCCAAACCAGTGAAGCTTGAGACTCTCGAGTCTATGCTCAAGGTGGTCAttagcaagaagaacaagagCAGCTAG